A genome region from Sphingobacteriaceae bacterium GW460-11-11-14-LB5 includes the following:
- a CDS encoding short-chain dehydrogenase, whose product METKQIEKVLKAPAPHMVGDGFRVHNFFPSGYKINMSPFFLMDYGSKIEFSARKEPRGVGVHPHRGFETVTIAYHGAVAHHDSSGNSGVIYPGDVQWMTAASGILHKEYHEAQYSLAGGPFQMVQLWVNLPAKDKMGKPGYQEIKQADMAHFDLPENGGKIEIIAGNYQGIKGNAKTFTPIELYNARLNKGGETTFNFPEHFNTGFMVIEGSITINGSETVVADQFVYFKNKGEEIKINASENSVILILSGEPINEPIVQYGPFLMNTQDEIHQAIEDYNQGRFGYLEE is encoded by the coding sequence GTGGAAACAAAACAAATAGAAAAAGTACTAAAAGCGCCAGCGCCACATATGGTTGGCGATGGCTTTAGGGTACATAATTTTTTCCCAAGCGGATATAAAATCAATATGAGCCCGTTTTTCTTAATGGATTATGGCTCAAAGATCGAATTTTCTGCAAGGAAGGAACCAAGAGGCGTAGGTGTTCACCCGCATCGGGGTTTCGAAACTGTAACGATAGCTTATCATGGTGCGGTTGCGCATCACGATAGCTCTGGAAACAGCGGTGTGATTTACCCGGGTGATGTACAATGGATGACTGCTGCAAGTGGTATATTACATAAAGAGTATCACGAAGCACAATACAGCTTAGCCGGCGGTCCATTTCAAATGGTGCAGCTTTGGGTTAACCTGCCAGCCAAAGATAAAATGGGCAAACCCGGCTATCAGGAAATTAAACAGGCTGATATGGCTCATTTTGATCTTCCCGAAAATGGAGGGAAAATTGAAATTATAGCAGGTAACTATCAGGGCATAAAAGGCAATGCAAAAACCTTTACCCCCATTGAACTCTATAATGCCAGACTGAATAAAGGTGGTGAAACTACTTTTAACTTCCCTGAGCATTTTAACACCGGATTTATGGTGATTGAAGGCTCGATTACAATAAACGGATCGGAAACCGTGGTAGCCGATCAATTTGTCTACTTCAAAAATAAAGGTGAGGAGATTAAGATCAATGCTTCAGAAAACAGTGTGATTTTGATTTTAAGCGGTGAACCTATAAATGAACCCATTGTTCAATACGGACCGTTTTTAATGAACACCCAGGATGAAATTCACCAGGCGATTGAAGATTATAACCAGGGGCGATTCGGTTATTTAGAAGAATAA
- a CDS encoding glutathione synthase: MKKIGILFGQERSFPEAVIERINQKAEKGITAEAVKIDKIFQNAPLGYSVIIDRISQDVPFYRASLKNAAITGTAVINNPFWWSADEKFFNNALAEQIGVPVPKTALIPSREHPAGTTGESFSNLTMPLDWNAIFEYTGFPAYMKPYDGGGWRDVYKLHDKEDFFDKHSGTQQLVMLLQEEIIFEEYFRCYCIGGKYVRIMQYDPRNPHHLRYATEGKSPDPKLLKTVEEYTLKLCKYLGYDFNTVEFAVRDGVPIAIDFCNPAPDADIKSVGQENFDWVVETTANYAIERAKAQKDGQDNLTWGEYIKSSVGGKPLMAKATPKVAKAAAPKKVTVTEKAKATPKKPATAEKAPAKPKKAAPKK, translated from the coding sequence ATGAAAAAAATAGGGATTTTATTTGGACAGGAACGCTCTTTTCCTGAAGCCGTAATCGAAAGAATCAATCAAAAAGCAGAAAAAGGCATTACTGCCGAAGCTGTTAAAATCGACAAAATATTTCAGAATGCACCATTAGGTTATTCGGTCATTATCGATCGCATTTCGCAGGATGTACCATTCTACCGCGCATCATTAAAAAATGCCGCAATTACCGGAACTGCCGTAATCAACAATCCATTTTGGTGGAGTGCTGATGAGAAATTTTTCAATAATGCACTGGCTGAGCAAATTGGTGTACCCGTACCCAAAACTGCCTTAATCCCATCACGGGAACACCCTGCAGGAACCACTGGAGAATCTTTCTCGAACTTAACCATGCCATTAGATTGGAATGCCATTTTCGAATACACTGGCTTTCCGGCCTATATGAAGCCTTACGATGGTGGGGGCTGGAGAGATGTTTATAAACTGCATGATAAAGAAGATTTTTTTGATAAACACAGTGGCACACAACAATTGGTGATGCTTTTGCAGGAAGAAATTATTTTCGAAGAATATTTCAGGTGTTATTGCATAGGCGGAAAATACGTTCGTATTATGCAGTACGATCCACGGAACCCACATCATTTGCGCTATGCAACAGAAGGTAAATCGCCAGATCCAAAACTGCTTAAAACCGTAGAAGAATACACCTTAAAACTATGTAAATATTTAGGATACGATTTCAATACGGTTGAATTCGCGGTGCGTGATGGCGTGCCTATTGCAATCGATTTCTGTAACCCTGCACCAGATGCCGACATTAAAAGCGTTGGTCAGGAAAATTTTGACTGGGTAGTAGAAACCACAGCCAATTATGCCATAGAAAGGGCTAAAGCGCAAAAAGACGGACAAGATAATTTAACCTGGGGCGAATACATCAAATCATCGGTTGGCGGTAAACCGCTAATGGCTAAGGCTACACCAAAGGTGGCTAAAGCGGCAGCGCCAAAGAAAGTTACTGTTACAGAAAAGGCTAAAGCTACACCAAAGAAACCGGCAACAGCAGAAAAAGCACCAGCAAAGCCTAAAAAAGCTGCACCAAAAAAATAA
- a CDS encoding membrane-bound O-acyltransferase family protein, whose translation MLFNSFSFAAFLPIVFILYWVLGKERLRSKNILLLGASYFFYACWDWRFMFLLIFSTLLDYFTGLKMTESKNSKSKKFWFWLSISINLGFLGIFKYYNFFADSFADAIANFGLQVNPWTLKVILPVGISFYTFHGLSYVIDIYKNRIPAEKNFIDYSLFVSFFPLLVAGPIERATHLLPQIKKERSFDYSRAIDGLRQILWGLFKKIVIADQCANYANMIFNHSGEYSGSTLLLGAILFAFQIYGDFSGYSDIALGTARLFGIELLRNFAYPYFSRDIAEFWRRWHISLSTWFRDYLYIPLGGSKGGTWIKVRNTFIIFLVSGFWHGANWTFIIWGLLNALYIMPLIVFNTNRSNLDTVAQGKIFPSLKEFAAMVLTFGLTVFAWIFFRANSVQHAFNIISAIGSESFFSIPQILPVKLFLLLALFILIEWNGRMEQYAIARFALSWPKPIRWGIYYGLVLVIFFFAGAEQQFIYFQF comes from the coding sequence ATGCTGTTTAACTCTTTTAGCTTTGCTGCTTTTCTGCCCATAGTTTTTATACTGTACTGGGTTTTGGGAAAAGAACGTTTAAGATCTAAAAATATATTATTGCTGGGGGCAAGCTATTTCTTTTATGCCTGCTGGGATTGGCGTTTTATGTTCCTGCTCATTTTTTCCACCTTACTGGATTATTTCACCGGCTTAAAAATGACGGAAAGTAAAAACAGTAAGTCTAAAAAATTTTGGTTCTGGCTGAGCATTTCCATCAATCTGGGTTTTTTAGGGATATTTAAATACTACAATTTTTTCGCCGACTCTTTTGCCGATGCCATTGCAAATTTTGGCCTTCAGGTAAACCCATGGACATTAAAAGTCATTTTACCTGTGGGCATATCGTTTTATACTTTTCATGGTTTGTCGTATGTAATCGATATTTATAAAAACCGGATACCGGCAGAAAAGAACTTTATTGATTATTCTTTATTTGTGAGTTTTTTCCCGCTGCTGGTTGCCGGGCCCATAGAACGGGCAACGCATTTACTTCCTCAGATCAAAAAAGAAAGATCTTTTGATTACAGCAGGGCGATTGATGGTTTACGCCAGATTTTATGGGGTCTGTTTAAAAAAATCGTCATTGCCGATCAGTGTGCCAATTACGCCAATATGATTTTTAATCATTCCGGAGAATATTCCGGCAGCACTTTATTGCTTGGCGCCATTCTTTTTGCTTTTCAGATTTATGGCGATTTCTCTGGCTATTCAGACATTGCCCTGGGTACAGCACGGTTATTTGGGATTGAGCTGTTAAGAAACTTTGCCTATCCCTATTTCTCCAGGGATATTGCCGAATTCTGGCGGAGATGGCATATCTCGTTATCCACCTGGTTCAGAGATTACCTTTACATCCCATTAGGTGGAAGCAAAGGCGGCACCTGGATAAAAGTAAGGAATACGTTTATCATCTTTTTAGTGAGCGGTTTTTGGCATGGTGCCAACTGGACATTCATCATCTGGGGATTATTAAATGCACTGTACATTATGCCCTTGATTGTTTTCAATACTAACCGATCGAACCTGGATACTGTTGCTCAAGGAAAAATATTCCCAAGCTTAAAAGAATTTGCAGCGATGGTATTAACCTTCGGTTTAACTGTTTTCGCCTGGATCTTTTTCAGGGCAAATTCTGTACAGCATGCTTTCAATATCATATCAGCCATTGGTTCTGAGTCGTTTTTCAGTATTCCCCAAATATTGCCGGTTAAACTATTTCTGTTATTGGCCTTGTTTATTTTAATCGAATGGAATGGCAGAATGGAACAATATGCCATTGCCAGATTTGCATTATCGTGGCCTAAACCAATTAGATGGGGTATTTACTACGGCCTTGTGCTGGTCATATTCTTTTTCGCAGGCGCCGAACAACAATTCATTTACTTTCAATTTTAG
- a CDS encoding GMP synthase: MDKSSLKVAVIDMNNGAPNQGMRGIQEILSRFRNENNIDLSFDIFDLRQKGEIPGIGYDAYISSGGPGSPVESKGEQWENDFFHLLDQIEAFNHKNDERKKYAFLICHSFQLACRKYELGNVTERRSNAFGIFPITLTEDGEKDEIFNGITNPFFSVDSRDWQVIEPDFAAFEKKGAKLLAIEKERKHVDLERCMMSIRFSDEIIGTQFHPEADPVGMKMYLLQEEKKKAIVDMHGEQKYLDMLNSLDDPARIVLTQSVILPNFLQKAIGNLQEA, translated from the coding sequence ATGGATAAAAGTAGCTTAAAGGTGGCCGTTATTGACATGAATAATGGCGCACCTAATCAGGGTATGCGGGGGATTCAGGAAATTTTATCCCGTTTTAGAAACGAAAACAATATCGATTTAAGCTTTGATATTTTTGATTTAAGGCAAAAAGGAGAAATACCAGGCATCGGATATGATGCTTATATCTCTAGTGGCGGGCCAGGAAGTCCGGTTGAAAGTAAGGGTGAACAATGGGAAAATGATTTCTTTCACCTCTTAGATCAGATAGAAGCTTTTAACCATAAAAACGACGAAAGAAAAAAGTATGCCTTTTTGATCTGCCATTCCTTCCAATTGGCTTGCAGGAAATATGAATTGGGCAATGTAACCGAAAGGCGCTCGAATGCTTTTGGTATTTTCCCGATTACCTTAACAGAAGATGGAGAAAAAGACGAAATTTTTAATGGCATCACCAACCCTTTCTTTTCAGTCGATAGCAGAGACTGGCAGGTTATCGAACCAGATTTTGCTGCTTTCGAGAAAAAAGGCGCTAAATTATTGGCTATCGAAAAAGAACGTAAACATGTCGATTTAGAACGCTGTATGATGTCAATCCGCTTCTCTGATGAAATTATCGGTACACAGTTCCATCCAGAAGCTGATCCGGTAGGCATGAAAATGTATTTGCTTCAGGAGGAAAAGAAAAAGGCTATTGTTGATATGCACGGCGAACAAAAATACCTGGATATGTTAAACAGTTTAGACGATCCGGCAAGGATTGTGCTGACGCAAAGTGTTATTTTACCTAATTTCTTACAAAAAGCAATTGGGAATTTACAAGAGGCATAG
- a CDS encoding Crp/Fnr family transcriptional regulator, producing the protein MQEIEIVAYAFSQFAKMDAEAFESSKPHWKIKQYKKGDFYNQHRTVCKFLGFIIDGVFRSYVVDEKSGEEKNVFLYSGNQFVVTFKSFINQQPCDYHTQAMTDATVVYIHIDDLLQLYQQSHQWETFGRLLAQEAFNIAMDRAESFVFKTPEQRYLDLIKYHPQIFNNIPLYHISSYLGIQGPSLSRIRKRLTGK; encoded by the coding sequence ATGCAAGAAATCGAAATTGTTGCTTATGCCTTTTCTCAGTTTGCTAAAATGGACGCCGAAGCGTTCGAATCCTCAAAACCACACTGGAAAATAAAACAATATAAAAAAGGCGATTTCTATAACCAGCATAGAACGGTTTGCAAATTTTTAGGATTTATCATCGATGGGGTATTTCGCTCTTACGTGGTTGATGAGAAAAGCGGCGAAGAGAAAAATGTCTTTTTATACTCAGGCAACCAGTTTGTAGTAACCTTTAAAAGTTTTATTAACCAACAACCTTGCGATTATCATACACAGGCCATGACTGATGCGACTGTGGTTTATATCCATATTGATGATTTATTGCAATTGTACCAGCAATCTCATCAATGGGAGACTTTTGGACGGCTTTTGGCGCAGGAGGCATTTAACATCGCTATGGATAGGGCGGAGAGTTTTGTTTTTAAAACACCCGAGCAGCGTTATCTCGATCTGATTAAATACCACCCGCAAATTTTTAATAATATTCCGCTCTATCATATTTCCTCTTATTTGGGCATCCAGGGGCCATCGTTAAGCAGGATAAGAAAAAGACTTACAGGTAAATAA
- a CDS encoding esterase: MMYTTILSVKVNTSHFKIPSAYLKHEVEIDIYTPEGILGNEKIELLLLNDGQDVAKMEFSRILEEAHHGKRNHRLIVVAIRASADRLMEYGVAGVPDFKGRGAKAHLYSDFVIKELLPFVKKKIAMPITGKVGFAGFSLGGLSAFDIAWNNPSAFDAVGVFSGAFWWRKKDLTEGYSDADRIMHAQLESTSTSPDMKFWLMTGTEDEKADRNKNMIIDSIDDTIDVVKILLNKGYKRPDNVFYYEKVGGKHDVPTWESVMPAFLDWAFEV; encoded by the coding sequence ATGATGTACACCACAATTTTATCGGTAAAAGTTAACACCAGCCACTTTAAAATACCCTCAGCTTATTTAAAGCATGAGGTAGAAATAGATATTTATACACCTGAAGGTATTTTAGGGAATGAAAAAATAGAGCTTCTTTTATTAAATGATGGGCAGGATGTGGCCAAAATGGAGTTTAGCCGCATTTTAGAAGAAGCCCACCATGGCAAAAGAAACCACAGGTTAATTGTTGTGGCCATTAGGGCATCAGCCGACCGATTAATGGAATATGGTGTTGCAGGCGTTCCTGATTTTAAGGGCCGCGGGGCGAAAGCCCACTTATACAGCGATTTCGTGATCAAAGAACTTTTACCTTTTGTTAAAAAGAAAATTGCAATGCCAATAACCGGTAAAGTAGGTTTTGCCGGATTTTCTTTGGGCGGTTTATCTGCTTTTGATATTGCCTGGAACAATCCTTCTGCTTTTGATGCCGTTGGTGTTTTTTCTGGCGCATTTTGGTGGAGAAAAAAAGATTTGACCGAGGGTTATAGCGATGCCGACCGTATTATGCATGCGCAGCTGGAAAGTACTTCTACCAGTCCGGATATGAAATTCTGGTTAATGACCGGGACAGAAGACGAAAAGGCCGATCGGAATAAAAATATGATTATCGATTCGATAGATGATACGATTGATGTAGTTAAAATACTCTTAAACAAAGGCTATAAAAGGCCTGACAATGTTTTTTACTACGAAAAAGTAGGCGGCAAACATGATGTTCCCACCTGGGAAAGTGTAATGCCGGCCTTTTTAGATTGGGCATTTGAAGTTTAA
- a CDS encoding glyoxalase, translating to MIKGLFETHIYVEDLARSIDFYSNTLGLTQCHYEEERRIAFFWIGKPKEAMLGIWEKPKVEIDVRHFAFGCDLEDVLDKSISFLESKNLKPYNFLKNGNHEPMVFAWMPALAIYFNDPDGHILEFIAILEGEARPELGVISYQEWLNRNI from the coding sequence ATGATAAAAGGACTTTTTGAAACCCATATTTATGTTGAAGATTTGGCAAGATCGATTGATTTTTACAGCAATACCCTGGGCTTAACACAATGCCATTACGAAGAAGAACGCAGAATTGCATTTTTCTGGATAGGGAAACCAAAAGAAGCGATGCTGGGGATCTGGGAAAAACCAAAAGTTGAGATTGATGTCAGACATTTTGCCTTTGGTTGCGACCTGGAAGACGTACTGGACAAATCGATTAGTTTTCTTGAATCTAAAAACCTAAAGCCCTATAACTTTCTTAAAAATGGAAACCACGAACCTATGGTTTTCGCCTGGATGCCAGCCTTGGCCATTTATTTTAATGATCCTGACGGGCATATATTGGAATTTATTGCCATTTTAGAAGGAGAGGCCAGGCCAGAGTTGGGCGTGATTTCTTACCAGGAGTGGTTAAATAGAAATATTTAA
- a CDS encoding FeoB-associated Cys-rich membrane protein: MDIQTILVFLLFAVALVYVGRLVFKSLQVKKDGCGGNCKCGVDFSDIKPVKK, from the coding sequence ATGGATATTCAAACGATTTTAGTCTTTTTACTTTTTGCGGTAGCATTGGTATATGTTGGCCGTTTGGTTTTTAAATCTTTACAGGTAAAAAAAGATGGATGTGGTGGTAATTGTAAATGTGGTGTAGATTTTTCCGATATTAAGCCCGTAAAAAAATAA
- a CDS encoding esterase, whose protein sequence is MVKEEHKKWYSPNLSGEIDMLIFGHGGIPILLFPTSMGRYFENKDFKLIDSVEGFINEGKIKIYCPDGVDKLSWYNKSIHPADRVKNHIWYDKYLLEEVAPLARHETGHSKIITAGCSFGGYHAANFAFRHPWLVSHMFSMSGAFDISGQLDGFYNDDVYFNNPVDNLLNNSNPELHYMKIVLGTTDRDMCRGDNERLSEILRKKGIDHWLDIRQNADHDWPIWREMFPDYIAQL, encoded by the coding sequence ATGGTTAAAGAAGAACATAAGAAATGGTACAGCCCGAATTTAAGTGGCGAAATCGACATGCTCATCTTTGGTCACGGTGGTATCCCTATCCTACTGTTCCCGACAAGCATGGGTCGATATTTTGAAAATAAAGATTTTAAGTTGATCGATTCTGTTGAGGGTTTTATCAACGAAGGAAAAATTAAGATCTATTGCCCGGATGGTGTTGACAAATTAAGCTGGTACAACAAAAGTATCCATCCTGCAGACAGGGTTAAAAACCACATCTGGTACGACAAGTATTTACTGGAAGAAGTAGCACCTTTGGCCAGACATGAAACCGGACACAGTAAAATTATTACTGCCGGCTGTAGTTTTGGCGGTTACCATGCTGCTAATTTCGCTTTCCGGCATCCCTGGCTGGTTAGCCATATGTTTAGCATGAGTGGCGCTTTCGATATTTCTGGCCAGCTGGATGGTTTTTACAATGATGATGTTTATTTCAACAACCCTGTTGACAACCTGCTGAACAACAGTAATCCTGAATTACACTACATGAAAATTGTGCTGGGTACAACCGATCGGGATATGTGCAGGGGCGACAATGAACGTTTATCAGAAATTTTAAGAAAAAAAGGCATCGACCATTGGCTGGATATCAGGCAAAATGCTGATCACGATTGGCCCATCTGGAGAGAAATGTTTCCGGATTATATCGCACAATTATAA
- a CDS encoding alpha/beta hydrolase, with translation MKTLKSKTIVFVHGLFVNNKSWENWKTFFEAKGYTVYTPANPSHEGDPTALRTNIDPNLTKVNFVDVVNNLVKFIDTLPEKPILIGHSLGGLTVQKLMDLGKGEAGVMIDGAPPMGVIPYEWSFWKSNFTVVNPFKGNSVFMPTKSWFHYTFGNTLPRAASDQVFDEFVVPESRAIAWGTLKSYAKVDFKKAHQPLLFIAGEKDHIMPASLNKRNFKAYKNPDSITDFKMFEGRGHFICGEKNWEEVATYIYNWIKN, from the coding sequence ATGAAAACTTTAAAATCAAAAACAATCGTATTTGTACATGGTCTATTTGTAAACAATAAAAGTTGGGAAAATTGGAAAACTTTCTTCGAAGCTAAAGGTTACACCGTTTATACACCTGCAAATCCATCGCATGAAGGTGATCCAACTGCTTTAAGAACCAACATTGATCCCAATCTAACCAAGGTAAATTTCGTTGATGTGGTGAATAACCTTGTGAAATTTATCGACACCCTGCCGGAGAAACCCATTCTGATCGGACACTCATTGGGCGGTTTAACCGTTCAAAAATTAATGGACCTGGGTAAAGGCGAAGCTGGGGTAATGATTGATGGTGCCCCTCCAATGGGTGTTATTCCATACGAATGGAGCTTCTGGAAATCTAATTTTACAGTGGTTAATCCATTTAAAGGTAATTCTGTTTTTATGCCTACTAAATCGTGGTTCCATTATACCTTCGGTAATACTTTGCCAAGAGCAGCATCTGATCAGGTATTTGATGAATTTGTGGTGCCAGAAAGCAGAGCGATTGCCTGGGGAACCTTAAAAAGTTATGCCAAGGTAGATTTTAAAAAAGCCCACCAACCTTTATTGTTTATCGCTGGCGAAAAAGACCATATTATGCCAGCGAGTTTGAACAAAAGAAATTTTAAAGCCTACAAAAATCCAGATAGCATAACCGATTTTAAAATGTTTGAAGGAAGAGGCCACTTCATTTGTGGTGAAAAAAACTGGGAAGAAGTAGCAACTTATATCTACAACTGGATCAAAAACTAA
- a CDS encoding carboxylate-amine ligase, with amino-acid sequence MNEFTLGIEEEYMVIDPVTRELTSHDQKIVEAAQKIHKDQVKAEMHQAVVEVGTGICKTTTEARKEISQLRYTVSQLAGEQGLRIGAAGTHPFSHWEKQLITEHPRYNEIVNELQEAARSNLIFGLHVHVGFQSRELAIHIANQVRYFLPHVFALSTNSPFWESRNTGYKSFRTKIFDKFPRTGIPDIFNSIEDYDNYVKLLIKTNCMDNAKKIWWDIRVHPFFDTVEFRICDCPMLIDETMAFTALFQALCAKLYKLRLQNMEFISYSRALINENKWRAARYGIDGNLIDFGKEMEVNCRNLILELLDFVDDVVDDLGCRDDINYVHKILEHGTGADRQLAVYQQTGNFEAVVDYITTQTLIGAK; translated from the coding sequence ATGAACGAGTTTACGCTGGGCATAGAAGAAGAATACATGGTAATTGATCCCGTTACCAGAGAGCTTACTTCTCACGACCAAAAAATTGTAGAGGCTGCACAAAAAATTCACAAAGACCAGGTTAAGGCCGAAATGCACCAGGCTGTAGTAGAAGTTGGAACTGGCATTTGTAAAACAACCACCGAGGCACGTAAAGAGATTTCTCAGTTACGTTATACCGTATCACAACTCGCCGGCGAACAAGGCTTAAGAATTGGCGCTGCTGGCACTCACCCCTTTTCGCACTGGGAAAAACAGTTAATTACTGAACATCCACGCTATAATGAGATTGTAAACGAACTGCAGGAAGCCGCACGCTCTAACCTCATTTTTGGCCTGCATGTACATGTAGGTTTCCAGTCTCGTGAACTGGCCATTCATATTGCCAACCAGGTGAGGTATTTTTTACCGCACGTTTTTGCTTTATCAACCAATTCTCCTTTTTGGGAATCACGAAATACAGGTTACAAATCTTTCCGCACCAAAATTTTCGATAAATTTCCCCGCACCGGTATTCCTGATATTTTTAACAGCATAGAGGATTATGATAATTATGTAAAACTGCTCATCAAAACCAATTGCATGGACAATGCAAAGAAAATCTGGTGGGATATTCGTGTTCATCCGTTTTTTGATACCGTAGAGTTCCGCATTTGCGATTGCCCGATGCTAATTGATGAAACCATGGCTTTTACCGCATTATTTCAGGCTTTATGTGCCAAACTGTACAAATTACGGTTGCAGAACATGGAATTTATCAGTTATTCGAGAGCATTAATTAACGAGAATAAATGGCGGGCTGCACGTTATGGAATTGACGGGAATCTAATCGATTTTGGAAAAGAAATGGAAGTAAACTGCCGCAATCTTATTTTAGAATTATTGGATTTTGTGGATGATGTAGTAGATGATTTAGGCTGCCGTGATGATATTAATTACGTGCATAAAATCCTCGAACATGGCACAGGCGCAGACCGGCAGTTGGCAGTTTACCAACAAACTGGTAACTTTGAGGCGGTGGTAGATTATATTACTACTCAAACACTTATAGGCGCAAAGTAA
- a CDS encoding urease-associated protein, whose protein sequence is MNKRFLKYAGRCCIALIMLIGFYFLTAFACSRITINAYPKNAKEVNIYIMTNGVHTDIIVPAVSAEMDWTKEISYQNTLEADSTYQYLAMGWGDKKFYLETPEFSDLKLSNGLRAISGLSTSAMHTTYYKNIWEDADCKKISISKTQYRQLIDYILNSFKKDEAGHLINVKSNIHYDIGDAFYEAKGSYSIFKTCNTWANAALKACGQRSCLWTIFDTGIFLKYSDRNTVK, encoded by the coding sequence ATGAACAAAAGGTTTTTAAAATATGCTGGCAGATGCTGCATTGCTTTGATTATGCTGATTGGATTTTACTTTTTAACGGCTTTTGCTTGTTCGCGTATCACTATAAATGCCTATCCAAAAAACGCTAAGGAAGTTAACATATATATTATGACTAACGGCGTACATACTGATATTATCGTTCCGGCGGTAAGCGCAGAAATGGACTGGACAAAAGAAATCAGTTACCAAAATACGCTGGAGGCCGATAGCACTTATCAATACCTGGCGATGGGTTGGGGCGACAAGAAATTCTACCTTGAAACACCAGAATTTTCAGACCTTAAACTCAGCAATGGGCTCAGGGCCATTTCAGGCTTAAGCACATCTGCCATGCACACCACTTACTACAAAAACATTTGGGAAGATGCGGACTGTAAGAAAATTAGCATCAGCAAAACGCAATATCGACAGTTGATCGATTACATCTTAAATAGCTTCAAAAAAGATGAAGCCGGACATTTGATCAATGTAAAATCGAATATCCATTACGATATTGGCGATGCCTTTTATGAGGCAAAAGGGAGTTACAGCATTTTCAAAACCTGTAATACCTGGGCTAATGCAGCACTAAAAGCATGCGGACAAAGAAGCTGTTTGTGGACCATTTTCGATACTGGTATTTTTCTAAAATACAGCGATAGAAATACCGTGAAGTAG
- a CDS encoding cyclic nucleotide-binding protein, whose protein sequence is MIHQFQKYLQEKIEITDEQFESISSVLKVKKFEKNEILQYTGDNFKHGYFVGKGLLRAYSIDAKGKEHILQFAPENWLVSDRNNMNNEPSIFFIDAIEATEAVLMPNNFMEEAARQVPCLQPMQIKLLNNSIRFMQKRINMLLSATAEERYLDFIKLYPNLTLRVPQWMIASYLGITPESLSRVRKELANKHFRP, encoded by the coding sequence ATGATTCATCAGTTCCAAAAATACTTACAGGAAAAAATAGAAATAACTGATGAGCAGTTCGAAAGCATATCATCTGTTTTAAAGGTTAAAAAATTCGAGAAAAACGAAATATTGCAATATACCGGCGATAATTTCAAACACGGATATTTTGTAGGCAAAGGTTTGTTGCGTGCGTATTCAATTGACGCGAAAGGCAAAGAACACATCCTCCAGTTCGCCCCCGAAAACTGGTTGGTTTCTGACCGCAACAACATGAACAATGAGCCATCAATATTTTTTATCGATGCCATTGAAGCAACCGAAGCGGTGTTAATGCCCAACAATTTTATGGAAGAAGCAGCCAGACAAGTACCCTGCTTACAACCCATGCAAATTAAATTGCTCAACAATTCGATCCGCTTTATGCAGAAAAGAATTAACATGTTATTGAGTGCAACGGCGGAAGAAAGATACCTCGATTTTATTAAACTTTATCCTAACCTTACGCTCCGTGTGCCGCAATGGATGATCGCATCTTATCTGGGCATTACGCCTGAATCGTTAAGCCGTGTAAGAAAGGAGCTGGCTAATAAACACTTCAGACCATAG
- a CDS encoding alpha/beta hydrolase, protein MKIESHTINNTNIAELISEEIIINHAEDGLDLLGNLYYQGFDKIIIHERNITPDFFDLKNGIAGEILQKFSNYRVSLAIIGDFSPYQSKSIKDFIYESNKGKHINFLGSTAEALRKFSG, encoded by the coding sequence ATGAAAATTGAATCACACACCATAAACAATACCAATATTGCCGAGCTCATTTCGGAAGAAATCATCATTAATCATGCAGAAGATGGATTAGATTTATTGGGGAACTTATATTACCAGGGCTTTGATAAAATTATTATCCATGAACGCAATATCACGCCCGATTTCTTTGACCTTAAAAACGGGATAGCCGGAGAAATTCTCCAAAAGTTTTCAAATTACCGGGTAAGCCTGGCCATTATTGGCGATTTTAGTCCATATCAAAGCAAAAGCATCAAAGATTTTATTTACGAAAGTAACAAAGGCAAACACATTAATTTTTTGGGCTCAACAGCTGAAGCCCTGCGGAAATTTTCCGGTTAA